In one window of Chryseobacterium phocaeense DNA:
- a CDS encoding MarR family winged helix-turn-helix transcriptional regulator, with product MNKTQKDFYNAFTDLQCYILANMNKGSISGVTATHYNIIEFIYRHEGITGKQMAKAFGISQAAISKQLKFLLENKFIRQDQSSSDRRIFNLSVTGEGKFIVDNSENFRESVTVKFGKILSPGELKTFTELLNKALTHISEH from the coding sequence ATGAACAAAACCCAGAAAGACTTTTATAATGCCTTTACCGATTTGCAGTGTTATATTCTGGCCAATATGAATAAGGGCAGTATCAGTGGTGTTACAGCTACCCATTACAATATTATAGAGTTTATTTACCGTCATGAAGGGATCACGGGGAAGCAGATGGCAAAAGCATTTGGTATCAGTCAGGCCGCCATTTCAAAACAACTAAAGTTCCTGCTCGAAAATAAATTTATCCGGCAGGACCAGTCTTCTTCTGACCGAAGAATTTTCAATCTGAGTGTTACCGGTGAAGGGAAATTTATTGTCGATAATTCTGAAAATTTCAGGGAAAGCGTTACGGTTAAATTTGGAAAAATCCTGAGTCCGGGGGAATTAAAAACGTTTACTGAACTGCTTAACAAGGCATTAACCCATATATCGGAACACTAA